In the genome of Brienomyrus brachyistius isolate T26 chromosome 17, BBRACH_0.4, whole genome shotgun sequence, one region contains:
- the LOC125711839 gene encoding C-type lectin domain family 4 member E-like: protein MKCTPAHDSDKCSILDKEMKLLQQNLSVTVKNMTHLQEQNKQLQKDYVTLQDMKNKLISEKNNYQQQCSSLQKDKDEIQENYDALLSKLPLVQNYCHPTEKGRVCDPCPQDWKEHNTKCYYFSTSVATWSESQNNCRKQAAHLVTVNSEEEQDFITKERSSSYWIGLTDSAKEGVWRWVDDTDLKQTFWLFGEPDNKDQQSAGKTANCVINSNMWMDEPCDDQYQWICETQTLIPKPLHI, encoded by the exons ATGAAATGTACACCAGCGCACGATAGTGACAAATGCAGCATCCTGGAtaaagagatgaagctgctaCAGCAGAATCTCAGCGTCACCGTTAAGAACATGACACACCTGCAGGAACAAAACAAGCAGCTGCAGAAAGATTATGTGACATTACAGGACATGAAGAATAAGTTGATCAGTGAGAAGAATAATTATCAGCAACAATGCAGCAGTTTGCAAAAGGATAAGGATGAAATACAAGAAAACTATGATGCTCTGTTAAGTAAATTACCCCTCGTCCAGAATTACTGTCACCCCACAGAAAAAG GGCGAGTCTGTGATCCCTGTCCTCAAGACTGGAAGGAGCACAACACCAAGTGTTACTATTTCTCTACAAGCGTAGCGACCTGGAGTGAAAGTCAGAATAactgcaggaagcaggcggctCACTTGGTGACTGTAAACAGCGAAGAGGAGCAG GACTTCATTACCAAAGAGAGAAGCAGCAGTTACTGGATTGGACTGACTGACAGTGCAAAGGAGGGAGTTTGGCGCTGGGTGGACGACACTGATCTGAAGCAGAC ATTCTGGTTATTTGGGGAGCCAGACAATAAGGACCAGCAGtcagcaggcaaaacagcaAACTGTGTCATTAATAGCAACATGTGGATGGATGAACCCTGTGATGATCAGTATCAATGGATCTGTGAGACTCAGACTcttatccccaaaccacttcaTATCTGA
- the LOC125711622 gene encoding C-type lectin domain family 12 member B-like isoform X5 produces the protein MSAGAIYSVVNLKKKRQDDAQGEDVVYTEIKFPDSLCPQNVSHDGKAGKDKPGSHPHPYRLTVVGLVMLCFLLIICIIVLSISLHRANRKSSVMEGDLQQLTSKNRNLTNEKEQIQEDSRQIEQNCSSLASDNIQLKGNYSITAKQKDVFQNNYEALIKKSQHLRLFCGTTDIQKPCRRCPQGWEPFNSNCYFISTDQKSWKDSRIECLKWGADLMIIDSKEEEDFIKKNTYDHWIGLTYNTEKNGWIWLDGTSLTGFQRPYYRNGFCAVIRSWSTSWEGWTCSTEARWICETKALLLHHL, from the exons ATGTCAGCAGGCGCCATTTATTCGGTTGTAAATTTAAAGAAAAAACGTCAGGATGACG CACAGGGCGAAGATGTCGTCTACACCGAAATTAAATTCCCTGACTCTCTCTGCCCCCAAAACGTGTCTCATGATGGGAAAGCTG GGAAAGATAAACCTGGATCACACCCCCATCCCTACAGACTGACTGTAGTTGGCCTGGTGATGTTGTGTTTTCTCCTGATCATCTGCATCATTGTCCTGAGTATCTCTT TACATAGAGCCAACCGGAAAAGCTCAGTGATGGAAGGGGACCTGCAGCAGCTCACGTCAAAGAACAGGAATCTGACTAATGAGAAGGAACAGATACAGGAAGACAGCAGGCAGATAGAGCAAAACTGCAGCTCCCTGGCCAGTGACAATATCCAGCTGAAGGGAAACTACAGCATCACAGCTAAACAAAAGGATGTGTTTCAAAACAACTATGAAGCCCTGATAAAGAAATCACAGCACCTGAGATTATTCTGTGGCACCACTGATATAC AGAAACCATGCCGACGGTGCCCACAGGGCTGGGAGCCGTTCAACTCCAACTGCTACTTTATCTCCACGGACCAGAAATCATGGAAGGACAGTCGAATTGAATGTCTTAAGTGGGGAGCGGACCTGATGATTATAGACAGCAAAGAGGAAGAA GACTTCATTAAGAAAAATACATATGATCACTGGATTGGACTGACATATAATACAGAGAAGAATGGTTGGATTTGGCTGGATGGCACATCTCTGACAGG TTTCCAGAGGCCATATTACCGGAATGGATTCTGTGCTGTGATCCGAAGCTGGTCTACTTCATGGGAGGGTTGGACCTGCAGCACAGAGGCTCGATGGATCTGTGAGACTAAAGCGCTGCTCCTACATCACCTCTGA
- the LOC125711622 gene encoding C-type lectin domain family 12 member B-like isoform X6 translates to MSAGAIYSVVNLKKKRQDDAQGEDVVYTEIKFPDSLCPQNVSHDGKAGKDKPGSHPHPYRLTVVGLVMLCFLLIICIIVLSISLHRANRKSSVMEGDLQQLTSKNRNLTNEKEQIQEDSRQIEQNCSSLASDNIQLKGNYSITAKQKDVFQNNYEALIKKSQHLRLFCGTTDIQKPCRRCPQGWEPFNSNCYFISTDQKSWKDSRIECLKWGADLMIIDSKEEEDFIKKNTYDHWIGLTYNTEKNGWIWLDGTSLTGFQRPYYRNGFCAVIRSWSTSWEGWTCSTEARWICETKALLLHHL, encoded by the exons CACAGGGCGAAGATGTCGTCTACACCGAAATTAAATTCCCTGACTCTCTCTGCCCCCAAAACGTGTCTCATGATGGGAAAGCTG GGAAAGATAAACCTGGATCACACCCCCATCCCTACAGACTGACTGTAGTTGGCCTGGTGATGTTGTGTTTTCTCCTGATCATCTGCATCATTGTCCTGAGTATCTCTT TACATAGAGCCAACCGGAAAAGCTCAGTGATGGAAGGGGACCTGCAGCAGCTCACGTCAAAGAACAGGAATCTGACTAATGAGAAGGAACAGATACAGGAAGACAGCAGGCAGATAGAGCAAAACTGCAGCTCCCTGGCCAGTGACAATATCCAGCTGAAGGGAAACTACAGCATCACAGCTAAACAAAAGGATGTGTTTCAAAACAACTATGAAGCCCTGATAAAGAAATCACAGCACCTGAGATTATTCTGTGGCACCACTGATATAC AGAAACCATGCCGACGGTGCCCACAGGGCTGGGAGCCGTTCAACTCCAACTGCTACTTTATCTCCACGGACCAGAAATCATGGAAGGACAGTCGAATTGAATGTCTTAAGTGGGGAGCGGACCTGATGATTATAGACAGCAAAGAGGAAGAA GACTTCATTAAGAAAAATACATATGATCACTGGATTGGACTGACATATAATACAGAGAAGAATGGTTGGATTTGGCTGGATGGCACATCTCTGACAGG TTTCCAGAGGCCATATTACCGGAATGGATTCTGTGCTGTGATCCGAAGCTGGTCTACTTCATGGGAGGGTTGGACCTGCAGCACAGAGGCTCGATGGATCTGTGAGACTAAAGCGCTGCTCCTACATCACCTCTGA
- the LOC125711622 gene encoding C-type lectin domain family 12 member B-like isoform X2: MSAGAIYSVVNLKKKRQDDVAQGEDVVYTEIKFPDSLCPQNVSHDGKAGKDKPGSHPHPYRLTVVGLVMLCFLLIICIIVLSISLHRANRKSSVMEGDLQQLTSKNRNLTNEKEQIQEDSRQIEQNCSSLASDNIQLKGNYSITAKQKDVFQNNYEALIKKSQHLRLFCGTTDIQKPCRRCPQGWEPFNSNCYFISTDQKSWKDSRIECLKWGADLMIIDSKEEEDFIKKNTYDHWIGLTYNTEKNGWIWLDGTSLTGFQRPYYRNGFCAVIRSWSTSWEGWTCSTEARWICETKALLLHHL; the protein is encoded by the exons TAGCACAGGGCGAAGATGTCGTCTACACCGAAATTAAATTCCCTGACTCTCTCTGCCCCCAAAACGTGTCTCATGATGGGAAAGCTG GGAAAGATAAACCTGGATCACACCCCCATCCCTACAGACTGACTGTAGTTGGCCTGGTGATGTTGTGTTTTCTCCTGATCATCTGCATCATTGTCCTGAGTATCTCTT TACATAGAGCCAACCGGAAAAGCTCAGTGATGGAAGGGGACCTGCAGCAGCTCACGTCAAAGAACAGGAATCTGACTAATGAGAAGGAACAGATACAGGAAGACAGCAGGCAGATAGAGCAAAACTGCAGCTCCCTGGCCAGTGACAATATCCAGCTGAAGGGAAACTACAGCATCACAGCTAAACAAAAGGATGTGTTTCAAAACAACTATGAAGCCCTGATAAAGAAATCACAGCACCTGAGATTATTCTGTGGCACCACTGATATAC AGAAACCATGCCGACGGTGCCCACAGGGCTGGGAGCCGTTCAACTCCAACTGCTACTTTATCTCCACGGACCAGAAATCATGGAAGGACAGTCGAATTGAATGTCTTAAGTGGGGAGCGGACCTGATGATTATAGACAGCAAAGAGGAAGAA GACTTCATTAAGAAAAATACATATGATCACTGGATTGGACTGACATATAATACAGAGAAGAATGGTTGGATTTGGCTGGATGGCACATCTCTGACAGG TTTCCAGAGGCCATATTACCGGAATGGATTCTGTGCTGTGATCCGAAGCTGGTCTACTTCATGGGAGGGTTGGACCTGCAGCACAGAGGCTCGATGGATCTGTGAGACTAAAGCGCTGCTCCTACATCACCTCTGA
- the LOC125711622 gene encoding C-type lectin domain family 12 member B-like isoform X1, whose protein sequence is MSAGAIYSVVNLKKKRQDDVAQGEDVVYTEIKFPDSLCPQNVSHDGKAGKDKPGSHPHPYRLTVVGLVMLCFLLIICIIVLSISLHRANRKSSVMEGDLQQLTSKNRNLTNEKEQIQEDSRQIEQNCSSLASDNIQLKGNYSITAKQKDVFQNNYEALIKKSQHLRLFCGTTDIQKPCRRCPQGWEPFNSNCYFISTDQKSWKDSRIECLKWGADLMIIDSKEEEDFIKKNTYDHWIGLTYNTEKNGWIWLDGTSLTGFQRPYYRNGFCAVIRSWSTSWEGWTCSTEARWICETKALLLHHL, encoded by the exons ATGTCAGCAGGCGCCATTTATTCGGTTGTAAATTTAAAGAAAAAACGTCAGGATGACG TAGCACAGGGCGAAGATGTCGTCTACACCGAAATTAAATTCCCTGACTCTCTCTGCCCCCAAAACGTGTCTCATGATGGGAAAGCTG GGAAAGATAAACCTGGATCACACCCCCATCCCTACAGACTGACTGTAGTTGGCCTGGTGATGTTGTGTTTTCTCCTGATCATCTGCATCATTGTCCTGAGTATCTCTT TACATAGAGCCAACCGGAAAAGCTCAGTGATGGAAGGGGACCTGCAGCAGCTCACGTCAAAGAACAGGAATCTGACTAATGAGAAGGAACAGATACAGGAAGACAGCAGGCAGATAGAGCAAAACTGCAGCTCCCTGGCCAGTGACAATATCCAGCTGAAGGGAAACTACAGCATCACAGCTAAACAAAAGGATGTGTTTCAAAACAACTATGAAGCCCTGATAAAGAAATCACAGCACCTGAGATTATTCTGTGGCACCACTGATATAC AGAAACCATGCCGACGGTGCCCACAGGGCTGGGAGCCGTTCAACTCCAACTGCTACTTTATCTCCACGGACCAGAAATCATGGAAGGACAGTCGAATTGAATGTCTTAAGTGGGGAGCGGACCTGATGATTATAGACAGCAAAGAGGAAGAA GACTTCATTAAGAAAAATACATATGATCACTGGATTGGACTGACATATAATACAGAGAAGAATGGTTGGATTTGGCTGGATGGCACATCTCTGACAGG TTTCCAGAGGCCATATTACCGGAATGGATTCTGTGCTGTGATCCGAAGCTGGTCTACTTCATGGGAGGGTTGGACCTGCAGCACAGAGGCTCGATGGATCTGTGAGACTAAAGCGCTGCTCCTACATCACCTCTGA
- the LOC125711838 gene encoding C-type lectin domain family 10 member A-like produces the protein MSDTVYSVINLNNVSPNDRVKPREDVIYSEVKISDCSHGQKVSSDNLKTETTGSSPPSRRWSTICLGLLCLLLVISIIILVVYLMGVKPKELNKDYSILVDKWNQLTQNYSVLVKEKEQLLLERNTTIRLQEQNEQLQKDFNITVKNMTHLQEGNKQLQKDYVTLQDMKNKLVKEKNNYQQQCSSLQKDKDEIQKNYDALLSKLPLVQKYCHPTENGRVCDPCPQGWEEHKAKCYYFSTSQTTWNESQNNCRKEAAHLVIVNSEEEQNFITKGGNSSHWIGLTGSAEKKVWRWVDDTDLKQGFWLYWEPNNKDQQLAGKTANCVINSKGWMDEPCDDQYQWICETQTLLPKPLHI, from the exons ATGTCGGACACGGTTTACTCTGTGATAAACCTTAACAACGTAAGTCCCAACGATCGTG TAAAGCCACGAGAAGATGTTATCTATTCTGAAGTAAAAATCTCTGACTGCTCCCATGGACAAAAAG TTTCGTCAGACAATTTGAAGACAGAAACCACAGGATCCAGCCCCCCTTCTCGCAGATGGAGTACAATATGCCTAGGGCTGCTGTGTCTTCTCCTGGTCATTTCCATAATAATTCTGGTTGTCTATT TGATGGGAGTTAAGCCAAAAGAGCTTAACAAAGACTACAGCATCCTGGTTGACAAGTGGAACCAGTTAACGCAAAACTACAGCGTCCTGGTTAAGGAGAAGGAGCAGCTTCTCCTCGAACGTAACACCACGATTCGCCTGCAGGAACAAAATGAACAACTACAGAAAGATTTCAACATCACAGTTAAGAACATGACACATCTACaagaaggaaacaagcagctgcAGAAAGATTATGTGACATTACAGGACATGAAGAATAAGTTGGTCAAAGAGAAGAATAATTATCAGCAACAATGCAGCAGTTTGCAAAAGGATAAGgatgaaatacaaaaaaactaTGATGCTCTGTTAAGTAAATTACCCCTCGTTCAGAAGTACTgtcaccccactgaaaacg GGCGAGTCTGCGATCCCTGTCCTCAGGGCTGGGAGGAGCACAAGGCCAAGTGTTACTATTTCTCTACAAGTCAAACGACctggaatgaaagtcagaataaCTGCCGTAAGGAGGCGGCTCACTTGGTGATTGTAAACAGCGAAGAGGAGCAG AACTTCATTACCAAAGGGGGAAACAGCAGTCACTGGATTGGACTGACTGGCAGTGCGGAGAAGAAAGTTTGGCGCTGGGTGGACGACACTGATCTGAAGCAGGG atTCTGGTTATATTGGGAGCCGAATAATAAGGACCAGCAGTTAGCAGGCAAAACAGCAAACTGTGTCATTAATagcaaaggatggatggatgaaccctGTGATGATCAGTATCAATGGATCTGTGAGACTCAGACTCTGCTCCCCAAACCACTTCATATCTGA